Proteins co-encoded in one Acidovorax sp. 69 genomic window:
- a CDS encoding DUF1010 domain-containing protein: protein MRCFFGKEFEGFLAASACDVSADSYCFCSATPPLEPFGLSLSKVVRPPHPFGLSLSRPGAHPGLRPQPKHASSTNPPSLRQPQPEQTALSILPTTPHETPSKPSDEPPTKPTQACHTK, encoded by the coding sequence GTGAGATGCTTCTTTGGCAAAGAATTCGAAGGATTTTTGGCTGCTAGCGCTTGTGATGTAAGCGCTGATAGCTATTGTTTTTGCAGTGCCACGCCGCCACTTGAACCGTTCGGGCTGAGCTTGTCGAAGGTTGTGCGCCCGCCCCACCCGTTCGGGCTGAGCTTGTCGAGGCCGGGCGCACACCCCGGCCTCCGCCCCCAACCCAAGCACGCCTCTTCAACCAACCCACCCAGCCTTCGACAGCCTCAGCCCGAACAGACTGCCCTTTCCATCCTCCCGACTACCCCGCACGAAACCCCATCAAAGCCGTCCGACGAACCACCCACCAAGCCAACACAGGCTTGCCATACAAAATAA
- a CDS encoding EamA family transporter: MPAIFNAQPQSQRSWAVAMALLLVYVVWGTTYFAIGIALQSMPPLLMNAIRFLCAGGVMLLVALWQGHALPTREQWRNSALVGGLMVFLAMNLIGFAQKLGIGSGLMATVVTTMPMWLALWSRWGGERVPFTSWIGLALGVVGALLLAMEGDFSATWLGAALAFGAPLCWSIGSYASRKLALPAPAMASAAQWFVGGAMGLVVALWFEPLSALGQVSAKSWAAWVYLLVFGTLVALNAYLWLLQNTSAALAGSYSFVNPAVALLVGVAMGGELLTGWVFAALPLIAAALVFILYGKPVLAWWVVRRTALMGFRAG, from the coding sequence ATGCCGGCAATTTTCAATGCGCAACCCCAATCACAGCGAAGCTGGGCTGTCGCCATGGCACTGCTGCTGGTCTATGTGGTGTGGGGCACCACGTATTTCGCCATCGGCATTGCGCTGCAGAGCATGCCGCCGCTGCTCATGAATGCCATCCGTTTTCTGTGTGCAGGTGGCGTGATGTTGCTGGTCGCGCTGTGGCAGGGCCATGCGCTGCCCACGCGCGAGCAATGGCGCAATTCGGCCTTGGTGGGCGGGCTCATGGTGTTTCTGGCGATGAACCTCATCGGCTTTGCGCAAAAGCTCGGCATTGGCTCGGGCCTCATGGCCACGGTGGTCACCACCATGCCCATGTGGCTGGCGCTGTGGTCGCGCTGGGGCGGTGAGCGCGTGCCGTTCACGAGCTGGATCGGTCTGGCGCTGGGCGTGGTGGGGGCGTTGCTGTTGGCCATGGAGGGCGACTTTTCGGCCACCTGGCTGGGTGCGGCCCTGGCGTTTGGTGCACCGCTGTGCTGGAGTATCGGCTCGTATGCCTCGCGCAAGCTGGCGCTGCCCGCACCGGCGATGGCCTCGGCCGCGCAATGGTTTGTGGGCGGCGCCATGGGGCTGGTGGTGGCGCTGTGGTTTGAGCCACTTTCTGCTCTGGGGCAGGTCAGCGCCAAGTCGTGGGCAGCCTGGGTGTATCTGCTGGTTTTTGGCACGCTGGTGGCGCTCAATGCGTACCTGTGGCTGCTGCAGAACACATCGGCGGCGCTGGCAGGAAGCTATTCGTTTGTGAACCCGGCTGTGGCGTTGCTGGTGGGGGTGGCGATGGGGGGAGAGTTATTGACGGGGTGGGTGTTTGCGGCGTTGCCGTTGATTGCGGCAGCGCTTGTGTTTATTTTGTATGGCAAGCCTGTGTTGGCTTGGTGGGTGGTTCGTCGGACGGCTTTGATGGGGTTTCGTGCGGGGTAG
- a CDS encoding Lrp/AsnC family transcriptional regulator, with protein MDARIISALGADGRRSYADVGAEVGLSTAAVHERVKKLLDKGVIRRFSISVDPERVGLNFTAFVAIRNDGGIHCRDVAPRLRAMPQVEELHSVAGEYDFLAKVRTTHARALEDVIYEIKAIAGVARTTSTVVLNTEFEDRPLDLAWVSAGKDS; from the coding sequence ATGGACGCCAGAATTATTTCTGCATTAGGGGCGGATGGCCGACGTTCGTACGCCGATGTAGGCGCCGAAGTGGGACTGTCCACCGCCGCCGTGCACGAGCGCGTGAAGAAGCTGCTGGACAAGGGTGTGATCCGCCGTTTTTCGATCAGCGTGGACCCGGAGCGCGTGGGGCTCAACTTCACGGCGTTTGTGGCCATTCGCAACGACGGCGGTATTCACTGCCGCGACGTGGCACCACGGCTGCGCGCCATGCCCCAGGTCGAAGAGCTGCACAGCGTGGCGGGCGAATACGACTTTCTGGCGAAGGTGCGGACTACGCATGCGCGAGCCCTGGAAGACGTGATCTACGAAATCAAGGCCATTGCCGGCGTGGCCCGCACCACCAGCACCGTGGTGCTCAACACCGAGTTCGAAGACCGCCCGCTGGACCTCGCGTGGGTGAGCGCGGGCAAAGACAGCTGA
- a CDS encoding RidA family protein: MKNTLLQPEGWVAPKGYANGMAARGTMVFTGGQIGWNAQQQFESDDFIDQTRQTLLNVRAVLEAGGAGPEHLVRLTWYVVDRKEYNARLKELGAVYREVLGKNFPAMACVQVAGLMEERAKVEIEATAVVPDAE, encoded by the coding sequence ATGAAAAACACCCTTTTGCAACCCGAAGGCTGGGTCGCCCCCAAGGGCTACGCCAACGGCATGGCCGCGCGCGGCACCATGGTTTTTACCGGTGGCCAGATCGGCTGGAACGCACAGCAGCAGTTTGAGAGCGATGACTTCATCGACCAGACAAGGCAAACGCTGCTGAACGTGCGCGCCGTGCTCGAAGCCGGTGGCGCGGGGCCGGAGCACCTGGTGCGGCTGACCTGGTATGTGGTGGATCGCAAGGAATACAACGCGCGCCTGAAGGAGCTGGGCGCGGTGTACCGTGAGGTGTTGGGCAAGAACTTTCCGGCGATGGCGTGTGTGCAGGTGGCGGGGTTGATGGAAGAGCGGGCGAAGGTAGAGATTGAGGCAACGGCAGTGGTGCCGGATGCTGAGTGA
- a CDS encoding alpha-D-ribose 1-methylphosphonate 5-triphosphate diphosphatase, translating to MTATVFKNARMVLPDEVVQGSLQVNGGRIAAVDGGGTSALHGIDLGGDYLLPGLVEIHTDNFERHLMPRPKVQWAEMPALLAHDAEIAAAGITTVLDALGVGEADVDSLRGSAWNRVLDTIDTCTERNLLRADHHLHVRCELPAPNTIDLFAPFRGHPRLSLISLMDHTPGQRQWENIEQARTYYTGKKGWSAEKFERQVAHAATLQAQYAEPHRAYFVDYCRTHGISLASHDDTTVAHVEQAHAEGAAMSEFPTTLAAAQAAHERGLLTVMGGPNVVRGGSHSGNVAAADLARAGLLDILSSDYVPGSLLSAVMRLVDDGILPLPQAVGTVTRNPAHAAGMADRGALTPGLRADLVQVHMAALPCGGRQAVVRGVWREGQRVL from the coding sequence ATGACCGCCACCGTGTTCAAGAACGCCCGCATGGTGCTGCCTGACGAGGTGGTGCAGGGCAGTCTGCAAGTGAATGGCGGGCGCATCGCGGCGGTGGACGGCGGTGGCACCTCAGCCCTGCATGGCATCGACCTGGGCGGTGACTACCTGCTGCCCGGGTTGGTGGAAATCCACACCGACAATTTCGAGCGCCACCTCATGCCGCGCCCCAAGGTGCAATGGGCCGAGATGCCTGCGCTGCTGGCGCACGATGCCGAGATTGCGGCCGCAGGCATCACCACCGTGCTCGATGCGCTGGGCGTGGGTGAAGCCGACGTGGACAGCCTGCGCGGCAGCGCCTGGAACCGGGTGCTCGACACCATTGACACCTGCACCGAGCGCAACCTGCTGCGTGCGGACCACCACCTGCATGTGCGCTGCGAGCTGCCAGCGCCCAACACCATCGACCTGTTCGCGCCCTTTCGCGGGCACCCGCGCCTGTCACTCATCTCGCTGATGGACCACACCCCGGGCCAGCGCCAGTGGGAGAACATCGAGCAGGCGCGTACTTACTACACGGGCAAGAAAGGCTGGAGCGCTGAGAAGTTCGAGCGCCAGGTGGCGCACGCCGCCACGCTGCAGGCCCAGTACGCCGAGCCGCACCGTGCTTATTTTGTGGACTACTGCCGCACCCACGGCATCTCGCTGGCCAGCCACGACGACACCACGGTGGCGCATGTGGAGCAGGCCCATGCGGAGGGGGCTGCGATGTCAGAGTTCCCCACCACTCTGGCGGCCGCGCAGGCGGCGCACGAGCGCGGCCTGCTCACCGTGATGGGCGGACCCAACGTGGTGCGTGGCGGCTCGCATTCGGGCAATGTGGCTGCTGCTGACCTGGCCCGTGCAGGCCTGTTGGACATCCTGTCATCCGACTACGTGCCCGGCAGTCTGTTGAGCGCCGTGATGCGGTTGGTGGATGACGGCATCCTGCCCTTGCCACAAGCGGTGGGCACCGTCACCCGCAACCCGGCCCACGCCGCGGGCATGGCGGACCGGGGCGCGTTGACGCCCGGCCTGCGCGCTGACCTGGTGCAGGTGCACATGGCCGCACTGCCCTGTGGCGGTCGCCAGGCCGTGGTGCGCGGCGTATGGCGCGAAGGGCAGCGCGTGCTCTAG
- the phnC gene encoding phosphonate ABC transporter ATP-binding protein, with amino-acid sequence MPAALHIHQLNKHFANGKHALHDINLTVQRGEMVALIGASGSGKSTLLRHVAGLVVADASSDSRIEVDGRCVQQGGRIHSDIRQVRSQVGFVFQQFNLVDRLPVLMNVLVGLLHRTPRWRGWLRMFKPQERALALEALHRVGIAECHAQRASTLSGGQQQRAAIARTLVQGAKVVLADEPIASLDPESSRKVMDILARINREDRCTVIVSLHQVDVAIKYCPRVVALHHGQVVYDGPSAALTPALLRSLYGVHADEILSDAAGAHTAPVFAPTPVPQWAPAMAQAA; translated from the coding sequence ATGCCAGCGGCACTTCATATCCACCAACTGAACAAGCACTTTGCCAACGGCAAGCACGCCCTGCACGACATCAACCTCACCGTGCAGCGCGGCGAGATGGTGGCGCTGATCGGCGCCTCGGGTTCGGGCAAATCCACCCTGCTGCGCCATGTGGCGGGTCTGGTGGTGGCAGATGCCTCCAGCGATTCGCGGATCGAGGTGGATGGCCGCTGCGTGCAGCAGGGCGGCCGCATCCACAGCGACATCCGCCAAGTGCGTTCGCAGGTGGGTTTTGTGTTCCAGCAGTTCAACCTGGTGGACCGTTTGCCAGTGCTGATGAATGTATTGGTCGGCTTGCTACACCGCACGCCCCGGTGGCGGGGCTGGTTGCGTATGTTCAAGCCGCAGGAGCGCGCGCTGGCGCTCGAAGCCCTCCACCGCGTGGGCATTGCCGAATGCCATGCACAGCGTGCATCGACCTTGTCGGGCGGGCAGCAGCAGCGTGCAGCGATTGCCCGCACGCTGGTGCAGGGCGCCAAGGTGGTGCTGGCCGACGAGCCCATTGCCTCGCTCGATCCCGAATCCTCGCGCAAGGTCATGGACATCCTGGCGCGCATCAACCGTGAGGACCGCTGCACCGTCATCGTGTCGCTGCACCAGGTGGATGTGGCCATCAAATATTGCCCGCGCGTGGTGGCCTTGCACCATGGGCAGGTGGTGTACGACGGTCCTTCTGCCGCACTCACTCCCGCCCTGTTGCGCAGCCTGTATGGCGTGCACGCCGACGAAATCCTGTCGGATGCAGCCGGTGCCCACACTGCGCCCGTGTTTGCACCAACGCCCGTCCCGCAATGGGCACCTGCCATGGCCCAGGCCGCCTGA
- a CDS encoding GNAT family N-acetyltransferase translates to MSTVHIREARPGDLESVLSLYAAIEDSPADVLTLEEAQAMWQQFARYPSYRLWVACDTAVQDAVVGSYALLIMHNLAHRGSPSAIVEDVVVESSQQGRGIGRQMMAHAMQQAREAGCYKLALSSNARRAGAHAFYESLGFAQHGLSFVIENLT, encoded by the coding sequence ATGAGCACCGTGCACATTCGCGAAGCCCGGCCCGGTGACCTGGAGAGCGTGCTCTCTCTGTACGCTGCCATCGAAGACAGCCCAGCAGACGTGCTGACCCTGGAGGAAGCGCAGGCCATGTGGCAGCAGTTTGCCCGCTACCCCAGCTACCGCCTGTGGGTGGCCTGCGACACGGCGGTACAGGACGCCGTGGTGGGGTCGTATGCGCTGCTCATCATGCACAACCTCGCACACCGTGGCTCGCCTTCAGCCATCGTCGAAGACGTGGTGGTGGAGTCATCCCAGCAGGGCCGTGGTATCGGCCGCCAGATGATGGCCCATGCGATGCAGCAGGCGCGCGAGGCAGGCTGCTACAAGCTCGCGCTCTCGTCCAACGCCCGCCGTGCTGGCGCCCATGCCTTTTATGAATCCCTGGGCTTTGCGCAGCACGGCCTGAGTTTTGTGATCGAGAACCTCACATGA
- the phnE gene encoding phosphonate ABC transporter, permease protein PhnE — protein sequence MSSALNPSLATLASTTAPKRSLGWYLSWGILLVLLAASWKGADMRPLDLWNDSGNMVSYAAEFFPPNFSQWQIYVQEMLVTLQIALWGTALAVVTAVPLALLASSNIVPWWVYQPVRRVLDACRAINEMVFAMLFVVAVGLGPFAGVLALWIHTSGTLAKLFSEAVEAIDPQPVEGIRSTGASALHEIIYGVIPQVMPLWISYTLYRFEANVRSASVVGMVGAGGIGVVLWEIIRGFQYAETCAVMLIIVVTVSVIDVVSARIRKALV from the coding sequence ATGTCCTCTGCTCTGAATCCTTCGCTGGCCACGCTGGCCAGCACCACGGCGCCCAAGCGCAGCCTGGGCTGGTACCTGTCGTGGGGCATTCTGCTGGTGTTGCTGGCAGCGTCCTGGAAGGGCGCCGACATGCGCCCGCTCGACCTGTGGAACGACTCGGGCAACATGGTCAGCTATGCGGCGGAGTTCTTTCCGCCCAATTTCTCGCAGTGGCAGATCTATGTGCAGGAGATGCTGGTCACCTTGCAGATCGCGCTGTGGGGCACGGCGCTGGCGGTGGTCACGGCGGTGCCGCTGGCGCTGCTGGCCTCGTCCAACATCGTCCCGTGGTGGGTGTACCAGCCGGTGCGCCGTGTGCTGGATGCGTGCCGCGCCATCAACGAAATGGTGTTTGCCATGCTGTTCGTGGTGGCCGTGGGGTTGGGGCCGTTTGCGGGCGTGCTGGCACTGTGGATCCATACCTCGGGCACGCTGGCCAAACTGTTCTCCGAAGCCGTGGAGGCCATCGACCCGCAGCCCGTGGAAGGTATCCGATCCACCGGTGCGAGCGCCCTGCACGAAATCATCTATGGCGTGATCCCGCAAGTGATGCCGCTGTGGATCTCGTACACGCTTTACCGCTTTGAGGCCAATGTGCGCTCAGCGTCGGTGGTGGGCATGGTGGGCGCTGGCGGCATTGGCGTGGTGCTGTGGGAGATCATTCGCGGCTTCCAGTACGCCGAGACCTGCGCGGTGATGCTCATCATCGTGGTCACCGTGAGTGTCATCGACGTGGTGTCGGCCCGCATCCGCAAGGCACTGGTCTAA
- a CDS encoding phosphonate degradation HD-domain oxygenase — MALSLDDIAHLLATRGVNQYGREAVSQLEHALQCAQWAEKSGETPATVVAALLHDLGHLLAPGGDTAEQDDLHQYMAIPFLRGLLPDAVLEPIRLHVDAKRYLCTMEPGYWETLSPASQHSLVLQGGAFTPKEAMQFAAQPFAQEAIRLRRYDDHAKVPGLATRSLKHYLSLMECVADAPVQAAPVIYLYRYSAAWAQ, encoded by the coding sequence ATGGCATTGAGCCTTGACGACATTGCCCACCTGCTCGCCACCCGGGGTGTGAACCAGTACGGCCGCGAGGCGGTGAGCCAGCTGGAGCACGCGCTGCAGTGCGCGCAGTGGGCCGAAAAATCGGGCGAAACCCCAGCCACCGTCGTCGCTGCCCTGTTGCACGACCTGGGACACCTGCTGGCACCGGGTGGCGACACGGCTGAGCAGGACGACTTGCATCAGTACATGGCCATCCCGTTCTTGCGTGGCTTGCTGCCCGATGCGGTGCTGGAACCCATCCGCCTGCATGTGGACGCCAAACGCTACCTGTGCACCATGGAGCCGGGATACTGGGAGACCTTGTCGCCCGCGTCGCAGCACAGCCTGGTGTTGCAGGGCGGCGCCTTCACGCCCAAAGAAGCGATGCAGTTCGCGGCCCAGCCCTTTGCGCAGGAGGCCATCCGCCTGCGCCGCTACGACGACCATGCCAAGGTGCCGGGGCTGGCGACGCGGTCGTTGAAACACTATCTGTCGCTCATGGAGTGCGTGGCCGATGCACCGGTCCAGGCTGCTCCCGTCATTTACCTGTACCGCTATTCGGCAGCCTGGGCGCAGTAA
- the phnK gene encoding phosphonate C-P lyase system protein PhnK translates to MNPSESAAPLLSVRNVSKRYGDRVALQDASFDLWPGEVLAVVGESGSGKSTLLNAIAARSAPDEGSVQFRQRSGELQDIYAMTEAQQRLLARTDWGFVHQNAADGLRMDVSAGANVGERLMGQGERHYGKLRATAMEWLQRVEIDATRIDDAPRTFSGGMRQRLQIARNLVTQPRLVFMDEPTSGLDVSVQARLLDLLRQLTRQMQLAAIVVTHDLAVARLLAHRMVVMQRGRVVEAGLTDQVLDDPQHPYTQLLVSSVLQP, encoded by the coding sequence ATGAATCCATCTGAAAGTGCTGCGCCGCTGCTGAGCGTGCGCAACGTCAGCAAGCGCTACGGCGACCGTGTGGCGCTGCAAGACGCCTCCTTCGATCTGTGGCCCGGCGAGGTGCTTGCCGTGGTGGGCGAGTCTGGCTCCGGCAAGTCCACGCTGCTCAACGCCATCGCCGCACGCAGTGCACCTGACGAGGGCTCGGTGCAGTTCCGCCAGCGCAGCGGCGAGCTGCAGGACATCTATGCCATGACCGAAGCGCAGCAGCGCCTGCTGGCCCGCACCGACTGGGGCTTTGTGCATCAGAACGCGGCGGACGGCTTGCGCATGGATGTCTCGGCGGGCGCCAACGTGGGCGAGCGCCTGATGGGCCAGGGCGAACGCCACTATGGCAAGTTGCGCGCCACGGCCATGGAATGGCTGCAGCGTGTGGAGATCGATGCCACCCGCATCGACGACGCGCCGCGCACGTTTTCGGGCGGCATGCGCCAGCGCCTGCAGATTGCGCGCAACCTCGTTACTCAGCCCCGCCTGGTGTTCATGGACGAGCCCACCTCGGGCCTCGACGTGTCGGTGCAGGCACGCCTGCTCGACCTTCTGCGTCAACTCACGCGGCAGATGCAGTTGGCGGCCATTGTGGTCACGCACGACCTGGCCGTGGCACGCCTGCTGGCGCACCGCATGGTGGTGATGCAGCGCGGCCGTGTGGTCGAAGCGGGCCTGACCGACCAGGTGCTCGACGACCCGCAACACCCCTACACCCAGCTCCTCGTTTCTTCGGTACTGCAGCCATGA
- a CDS encoding AMP-binding protein, with product MRVSSAQPDHFVHDRLPPASALPTMRYDLPELQIAGQANLVQALFDQAERAGHIDRPLLRGPHRTYTYRDARAEAARIAELLTQDHGLVPGNRVLLRGGNTVEMALAWLGTVYAGLIAVATMPLLRAVELGSIIERAQPTLALCDGRLLAELQMAQAQHPVLATLVPFHTAPDAADLLQRAQGKPGTTPPCPTSADDIALMAFTSGTTGAPKAAVHTHRDVLAGCEAWPRHVLKATPDDIVAGSPPLAFTFGLGGLLVFPMWAGASVYFPDRPYTPETMVRLMREAGVTICYTAPTFYRQMAPFAKNIGLPQLRISVSAGEGLPDATRQLWTDATGLDMTDGIGATEMFHIFVSSPGGESRRGAIGKVVPGYTAKVVDDEGNEVPRGTVGKLAVIGPTGCKYLDDPRQAKYVKNGWNYPGDAFTQDADGYFFYQARDDDMIITAGYNVGGPEVEDALLRHPAVAECGVIGVADEERGMVVKAICVLKPGHTGDAAMVKTLQDHVKATIAPFKYPRVVEFVTALPRTETGKLQRFKLRQGVAAPAPSHSSTKTT from the coding sequence ATGCGTGTTTCTTCCGCCCAGCCTGACCATTTCGTGCACGACCGGTTGCCGCCCGCGTCGGCCCTGCCAACGATGCGCTACGACCTGCCCGAGCTGCAGATCGCCGGTCAGGCCAACCTCGTACAGGCCCTGTTCGACCAGGCCGAACGCGCCGGCCACATCGACCGCCCGCTGCTGCGTGGCCCGCACCGCACCTACACCTACCGCGACGCCCGCGCCGAGGCGGCGCGCATTGCCGAATTGCTGACGCAAGACCACGGCCTGGTGCCCGGCAACCGCGTGCTGCTGCGCGGTGGCAATACCGTGGAGATGGCGCTGGCCTGGCTAGGCACCGTCTATGCGGGGTTGATTGCCGTGGCCACCATGCCGCTGCTGCGCGCGGTGGAGCTCGGCAGCATCATCGAGCGCGCCCAGCCCACGCTGGCGCTGTGCGACGGCCGCCTGCTGGCGGAGCTGCAAATGGCACAGGCCCAGCACCCGGTGTTGGCTACCCTCGTGCCCTTCCACACCGCCCCCGATGCGGCCGACCTGCTGCAACGCGCGCAGGGCAAGCCCGGCACCACGCCGCCCTGCCCCACGTCGGCAGACGACATCGCGTTGATGGCGTTCACCTCGGGCACCACAGGGGCGCCCAAGGCGGCCGTGCACACGCACCGCGACGTGCTGGCAGGCTGCGAGGCCTGGCCGCGCCATGTACTCAAGGCCACGCCCGACGACATCGTGGCGGGCTCGCCACCGCTGGCGTTCACCTTTGGCCTGGGCGGCTTGCTGGTGTTTCCGATGTGGGCCGGGGCCAGCGTGTACTTTCCCGACCGGCCCTACACGCCCGAAACCATGGTGCGGCTGATGCGCGAAGCGGGCGTGACCATCTGCTACACCGCGCCCACGTTCTACCGGCAGATGGCGCCGTTCGCCAAAAATATCGGTCTGCCGCAACTGCGCATCAGCGTGAGCGCCGGCGAAGGCCTGCCCGACGCCACACGCCAGCTCTGGACGGACGCCACGGGCCTCGACATGACGGATGGCATCGGTGCCACTGAGATGTTCCATATCTTTGTCTCGTCGCCCGGCGGTGAAAGCCGGCGCGGCGCGATTGGCAAGGTGGTGCCTGGCTACACCGCCAAGGTGGTGGACGACGAGGGCAACGAGGTGCCACGCGGCACCGTGGGCAAACTCGCAGTGATCGGCCCCACAGGCTGCAAGTACCTCGACGACCCGCGCCAGGCCAAGTACGTGAAGAACGGCTGGAACTACCCGGGCGACGCCTTCACGCAAGACGCCGACGGCTACTTCTTCTACCAGGCGCGCGACGACGACATGATCATCACCGCCGGCTACAACGTGGGCGGCCCCGAAGTGGAAGACGCCCTGTTGCGCCACCCAGCGGTAGCCGAATGCGGCGTGATCGGCGTGGCCGACGAAGAGCGCGGCATGGTGGTCAAGGCCATCTGCGTGTTGAAGCCCGGCCACACGGGCGACGCAGCCATGGTCAAGACCTTGCAAGACCACGTGAAAGCCACCATCGCTCCGTTCAAATACCCCCGCGTGGTGGAGTTTGTGACCGCCCTGCCGCGCACCGAAACCGGCAAGTTGCAGCGCTTCAAGCTGCGCCAGGGCGTGGCCGCTCCGGCGCCTTCCCACTCTTCTACAAAAACAACATGA
- a CDS encoding alpha-D-ribose 1-methylphosphonate 5-phosphate C-P-lyase PhnJ produces the protein MNAPMEPAMMGLPADAAPVDGHFNFAYLDERTKRMIRRAVLKAVAIPGYQVPFGSREMPLPYGWGTGGIQVTASIIGPQDCLKVIDQGSDDTVNAVNIRRFFERTTAVATTTRTREATLIQTRHRIPETPLAEGQVIVYQVPVPEPMQRLEPRETETRTLHGLAEYGLMHVKLYEDIARYGHIATTYDYPVLVNGRYVMAPSPIPKFDNPKMHMNPALQLFGAGREKRIYAVPPYTSVESLGFEDHPFEVQRWDAACALCGATDSFLDEVIIDDQGGRMHVCSDSDYCQERQSPHTGPVVVEGGAA, from the coding sequence ATGAACGCACCCATGGAACCCGCCATGATGGGCTTGCCCGCCGACGCTGCGCCGGTGGACGGCCACTTCAACTTCGCCTATCTGGACGAGCGCACCAAGCGCATGATCCGCCGCGCCGTCCTCAAGGCCGTGGCCATCCCCGGCTACCAGGTGCCGTTTGGCTCGCGCGAGATGCCGCTGCCCTATGGCTGGGGCACGGGCGGCATCCAGGTCACCGCGTCCATCATCGGCCCGCAGGACTGCCTCAAGGTCATCGACCAGGGCTCGGACGACACGGTCAACGCCGTCAACATCCGCCGATTTTTCGAGCGCACCACCGCCGTGGCCACCACCACCCGCACCCGCGAAGCCACACTGATCCAGACGCGCCACCGCATCCCTGAGACACCGCTCGCCGAAGGCCAGGTCATCGTCTACCAGGTGCCGGTGCCCGAGCCCATGCAGCGCCTGGAGCCGCGTGAGACCGAGACACGGACCCTGCACGGCCTGGCTGAGTACGGTCTCATGCACGTGAAGCTGTACGAAGACATCGCCCGCTACGGCCACATCGCCACCACCTACGACTACCCTGTGCTGGTGAATGGTCGGTATGTGATGGCGCCGTCGCCCATCCCCAAGTTCGACAACCCCAAGATGCACATGAACCCCGCGCTGCAGCTGTTTGGCGCGGGCCGCGAAAAGCGCATCTACGCCGTGCCACCCTACACGTCGGTCGAAAGTCTGGGCTTTGAGGACCACCCCTTTGAGGTGCAGCGCTGGGACGCGGCCTGTGCGCTGTGTGGCGCTACTGATAGCTTTCTCGATGAGGTGATCATTGATGACCAGGGTGGGCGCATGCATGTGTGTTCCGACTCGGACTATTGCCAGGAACGCCAGTCTCCGCACACTGGGCCGGTGGTGGTGGAGGGTGGCGCAGCATGA